The following coding sequences are from one Anabas testudineus chromosome 16, fAnaTes1.2, whole genome shotgun sequence window:
- the hormad1 gene encoding HORMA domain-containing protein 1 isoform X2: MACVQRVRTSQDTQLLPNQVLTEQQSLVVIKKLLAIAVSGITYLRGLFPEKAYGSKYVEDQKVLILREERSCPGASQIVQWMQGCFEAIQKQYLRTVIMSIYTDPENPQKVTEFYQFRIQYTLKGAQMDFESDNNKLSSVSCGNTKKASILLVRKLYTLMQNLGPLPDNVCLNMKLAYYDDVTPQDYQPPGFKEADGDTMEFEREPVKLTMGEVVTPFHTLKLDMATERQRLEQVEESFSVTEKWVLKMEDDGVLSQSHVIEDVEKPDNENTDLGNTEIQMSCCQKIKSCKEVTEESNLTVNNIKPTAMKDKAISQYDIPSSQEIPSTSAAKKKRKFSEPKERY, translated from the exons ATGGCGTGTGTACAACGAGTTAGGACTTCACAG GATACTCAGCTGTTGCCTAATCAGGttctcacagagcagcagtccTTGGTTGTTATAAAGAAGCTTTTGGCAATTGCAGTGTCTGGCATCACATACCTTCGGGGTCTTTTCCCAGAGAAAGCATATGGGAGCAAGTATGTCGAAG acCAGAAAGTGCTCATCCTTCGAGAGGAGCGGAGCTGTCCTGGTGCTAGTCAGATTGttcagtg GATGCAGGGATGCTTTGAGGCCATCCAGAAGCAATAT CTCCGGACAGTTATCATGTCG ATCTACACTGACCCAGAGAACCCACAG AAAGTGACTGAGTTTTACCAGTTTAGGATCCAGTACACATTAAAAGGAGCGCAGATGGACTTTGAAAG CGACAACAACAAGTTGTCATCAGTGTCATGCGGTAACACCAAGAAGGCTAGCATTCTGCTGGTGAGGAAGCTCTACACTCTGATGCAGAATCTGGGTCCTCTGCCAGACAATGTCTGCCTCAATATGAAGCTGGCTTACTATGATGACG TCACCCCTCAGGACTACCAACCACCGGGCTTCAAGGAGGCCGATGGCGACACCATGGAGTTTGAGAGGGAGCCCGTCAAACTGACCATGGGCGAGGTGGTCACCCCCTTCCACACTCTGAAGTTGGACATGGCCACGGAACGACAGAGACTGGAACAG GTGGAGGAGAGTTTTTCTGTTACGGAGAAGTGGGTTCTGAAGATGGAGGATGATGGCGTCTTGTCACAG agccATGTGATTGAAGATGTGGAGAAGCCTGATAATGAGAACACAGACTTGGGGAACACTG AAATCCAGATGAGCTGTTGTCAGAAGATTAAAAGCTGCAAGGAAGTCACAGAG GAGTCAAACCTGACTGTGAACAACATCAAGCCAACTGCTATGAAAGACAAAGCG atttCTCAGTATGACATCCCCAGCAGCCAGGAAATACCATCCACCTCCGCAGCTAAGAAGAAACGCAAATTCAGCGAGCCCAAAGAACGCTATTGA
- the hormad1 gene encoding HORMA domain-containing protein 1 isoform X1: MACVQRVRTSQDTQLLPNQVLTEQQSLVVIKKLLAIAVSGITYLRGLFPEKAYGSKYVEDQKVLILREERSCPGASQIVQWMQGCFEAIQKQYLRTVIMSIYTDPENPQKVTEFYQFRIQYTLKGAQMDFESDNNKLSSVSCGNTKKASILLVRKLYTLMQNLGPLPDNVCLNMKLAYYDDVTPQDYQPPGFKEADGDTMEFEREPVKLTMGEVVTPFHTLKLDMATERQRLEQVEESFSVTEKWVLKMEDDGVLSQSHVIEDVEKPDNENTDLGNTEIQMSCCQKIKSCKEVTEIDTLVKRTSDMEVGLKRTRSGRIIKSTTESNLTVNNIKPTAMKDKAISQYDIPSSQEIPSTSAAKKKRKFSEPKERY, encoded by the exons ATGGCGTGTGTACAACGAGTTAGGACTTCACAG GATACTCAGCTGTTGCCTAATCAGGttctcacagagcagcagtccTTGGTTGTTATAAAGAAGCTTTTGGCAATTGCAGTGTCTGGCATCACATACCTTCGGGGTCTTTTCCCAGAGAAAGCATATGGGAGCAAGTATGTCGAAG acCAGAAAGTGCTCATCCTTCGAGAGGAGCGGAGCTGTCCTGGTGCTAGTCAGATTGttcagtg GATGCAGGGATGCTTTGAGGCCATCCAGAAGCAATAT CTCCGGACAGTTATCATGTCG ATCTACACTGACCCAGAGAACCCACAG AAAGTGACTGAGTTTTACCAGTTTAGGATCCAGTACACATTAAAAGGAGCGCAGATGGACTTTGAAAG CGACAACAACAAGTTGTCATCAGTGTCATGCGGTAACACCAAGAAGGCTAGCATTCTGCTGGTGAGGAAGCTCTACACTCTGATGCAGAATCTGGGTCCTCTGCCAGACAATGTCTGCCTCAATATGAAGCTGGCTTACTATGATGACG TCACCCCTCAGGACTACCAACCACCGGGCTTCAAGGAGGCCGATGGCGACACCATGGAGTTTGAGAGGGAGCCCGTCAAACTGACCATGGGCGAGGTGGTCACCCCCTTCCACACTCTGAAGTTGGACATGGCCACGGAACGACAGAGACTGGAACAG GTGGAGGAGAGTTTTTCTGTTACGGAGAAGTGGGTTCTGAAGATGGAGGATGATGGCGTCTTGTCACAG agccATGTGATTGAAGATGTGGAGAAGCCTGATAATGAGAACACAGACTTGGGGAACACTG AAATCCAGATGAGCTGTTGTCAGAAGATTAAAAGCTGCAAGGAAGTCACAGAG ATAGACACTTTGGTTAAGAGGACCTCTGACATGGAGGTGGGCCTGAAGAGGACCAGAAGTGGACGGATCATCAAGTCCACTACG GAGTCAAACCTGACTGTGAACAACATCAAGCCAACTGCTATGAAAGACAAAGCG atttCTCAGTATGACATCCCCAGCAGCCAGGAAATACCATCCACCTCCGCAGCTAAGAAGAAACGCAAATTCAGCGAGCCCAAAGAACGCTATTGA
- the onecutl gene encoding one cut domain, family member, like, which yields MDGSLGEMSLHSHADLAHSQDGRAMLHSRDLSAAFPRPSLGGPSVSLEPEPRPPGFDHSMSALGYSGDSPSSSGSTYTTLTPLQPFDDKFHHHHHHPCLPVSNVIGSFTLMREDRGLSTNFYNPYSKDLAMSQSLSPHSTGSGLGSSMHGYGSIGNSTNGNGGQMLHGGYDVHGGSLFCRTSDFGREMSPPGLGGGDMSVGHQLNKMEAHQHAPGHHPHIYSQHYQPHHHPSQQTSKISEHLHSSSSASSSPGEGMLPGSQGSGGSAGEEINTRDVAQRIITELKRYSIPQAIFAERVLCRSQGTLSDLLRNPKPWGKLKSGRETFKRMSRWLQEPEFQRMASLRLEACKRKEQEQNKLERNQGPKRTRLVFTDLQRRTLMAIFRENHRPTKELQVTISQQLGLELSTVSNFFMNARRRNLNKWSDEGRPSSTGSSGSSVSSSAVSCSTA from the exons ATGGATGGGAGTCTAGGGGAGATGTCCCTCCACAGCCACGCTGATCTGGCCCACAGCCAGGACGGCAGGGCAATGCTGCACTCCCGGGATCTTTCAGCCGCTTTCCCCAGGCCTTCCCTCGGGGGcccctctgtgtctctggagCCCGAGCCCCGTCCACCGGGCTTCGACCACTCCATGTCAGCACTGGGCTACAGCGGCGACTCCCCGTCCAGCTCTGGCAGCACCTACACCACCCTGACCCCCCTACAGCCCTTTGACGACAAGttccaccaccatcaccaccaccctTGCCTGCCTGTCAGCAACGTTATCGGCAGCTTCACTCTCATGCGTGAAGACCGAGGCCTCAGCACCAACTTTTACAACCCCTACAGCAAGGACCTGGCCATGTCCCAGAGCCTGTCGCCCCACTCCACAGGTTCAGGTCTGGGTTCCTCCATGCACGGCTATGGCAGCATTGGCAACAGCACCAATGGCAATGGCGGCCAGATGCTTCACGGTGGCTACGATGTCCACGGGGGGAGCCTTTTCTGCCGGACGTCAGATTTTGGCCGTGAGATGTCGCCACCGGGCCTTGGAGGAGGTGACATGTCAGTGGGACATCAGTTGAATAAAATGGAGGCCCACCAGCACGCCCCAGGCCACCACCCTCACATCTACAGCCAGCACTACCAACCTCACCACCACCCGAGCCAGCAGACCTCCAAGATAAGTGAGCACCTGCACTCCTCATCATCTGCCTCGTCCTCACCTGGCGAGGGCATGCTGCCAGGCTCGCAAGGCAGCGGAGGCAGTGCTGGGGAGGAGATCAACACCAGGGATGTGGCCCAGAGGATCATCACAGAACTGAAGAGATACAGCATTCCCCAGGCCATCTTCGCCGAGAGGGTTCTGTGTAGGTCACAGGGCACGTTGTCTGACCTCCTAAGGAACCCCAAGCCCTGGGGCAAGCTCAAGTCTGGCCGCGAGACCTTTAAGAGGATGTCCCGCTGGCTCCAGGAGCCTGAGTTTCAAAGAATGGCCTCACTGCGGCTGGAGG CCTGCAAGCGaaaggagcaggagcagaacaAGCTGGAGCGCAACCAGGGCCCAAAGCGCACCAGGTTGGTGTTCACAGACCTGCAGCGGCGCACGCTCATGGCCATCTTCAGGGAGAACCACCGCCCGACCAAAGAGCTGCAGGTCACCATCTCCCAGCAGCTGGGCCTGGAGCTCTCTACTGTCAGCAACTTCTTCATGAACGCCCGCCGACGCAACCTCAACAAATGGTCAGATGAGGGCCGTCCCTCCTCCACGGGTTCCTCGGGCTCCAGTGTTTCCTCCTCCGCAGTGTCCTGCAGCACGGCGTGA